In the genome of Cupriavidus taiwanensis, one region contains:
- a CDS encoding bifunctional diguanylate cyclase/phosphodiesterase — protein MRLTSLSPALLSLLVAAGGALLTAGAWLQADRLERRAAQQHFDALLAQAGSALRERMLENERLLRGVAAVMTANPGTSRAQWRNYLYTAQRDDLPAGTQAIGYAPLATPRQVPQLVQAARADGLADFSVHPAGARELYAPILYIDPLDGRSMRIAGFDMLSEPTRLAALEAARDSGEPRLSAGLDPIGEVAATGAVARQRGALVFLPVYGGGAAVGTVAQRREAVLGYVYLSLRLGDLMRAVGASASNELELSLYEGGPAAAGALLSGGPTEGELREDGSAPLLRGERQFQYGGRSWTLRAATRPAFEAAHGPRPALLLPAAGALATLLLAWLTHALARQGRAARQREARAVHAWEDDSAMLQACLAQSADGFVVTDAHGVVVRASGRAGQLLGTDAGRLAGRSLDALIPGAAGVVPADAAAGSAIHRELAGVRADGDSFALRVSVAPLPAGDGAAPHWLWAVTDLAPERRAQDAAAVQAARYAGLLDHAAFCVITFDEHGMITGINAAGQRMLWYSSAELVGHMPMTGLHVATELADHARALSAELGAPVPPGLPALLAKPRLGLTDEREWTWVRKGGSRMPVRLAVSALPAPASPVSSGAVPAPGYQAIGHDLTERLRVDEYIRHLALHDPLTGLPNRAELSERAQALLLHARTRGERVALLLLDLDHFKRINDSLGHPVGDDVLRTMADRIKGTVRQGDLVARMGGDEFGVVLAGLRHDSEAELIAAKIQARVNEELLAGGQRLRVTPSIGMAVFPDDGDTLIELLKSADSAVYAAKQSGRAQLCRFASAMAEASLTRFTIEGLLRRALAGNEFRLRYQPIVDTATLAIPAVEALITWETAERGAMQPAEFIPIAEQSGLVVPLGEWALATACREIQALREELGRELEVAVNISPLQLRQADFPDTVARCLQQAGLPPQGLVIEVTEGILVDGGETTIETFRRLRELGVGLSIDDFGTGYSGLNYLTRLPISRLKIDKSFVDGVDTPGHDQAVAAAIIALGHQLHLKVIAEGVETPAQFAFLRAQGCDGLQGFLFSQGVPQQALRDVLRKPLPVPDTDMSIASPPQQA, from the coding sequence ATGAGACTGACTTCGCTTTCCCCCGCCCTGTTGTCATTGCTGGTCGCGGCCGGCGGCGCGCTGCTGACGGCGGGGGCATGGCTGCAGGCCGACCGGCTCGAGCGCCGCGCCGCCCAGCAGCACTTCGACGCGCTGCTGGCGCAAGCGGGCAGCGCGCTGCGCGAGCGCATGCTGGAGAACGAACGGCTGCTGCGCGGCGTGGCCGCGGTGATGACCGCCAATCCCGGCACCTCGCGCGCGCAATGGCGCAACTACCTCTATACCGCGCAGCGCGACGACCTGCCGGCCGGCACCCAGGCCATCGGCTATGCGCCGCTCGCCACGCCACGGCAGGTGCCGCAACTGGTGCAGGCCGCCCGCGCCGACGGCCTTGCCGATTTCAGCGTCCATCCCGCCGGCGCGCGCGAGCTGTACGCGCCCATCCTCTACATCGATCCGCTGGACGGGCGCAGCATGCGCATCGCCGGTTTCGACATGCTGTCCGAGCCCACCCGCTTGGCCGCGCTCGAAGCCGCGCGCGACAGCGGCGAGCCGCGCCTGAGCGCCGGCCTGGATCCGATCGGCGAAGTCGCAGCCACGGGGGCCGTGGCGCGCCAGCGTGGCGCGCTGGTGTTCCTGCCGGTCTATGGCGGCGGTGCTGCGGTCGGCACGGTGGCGCAGCGGCGCGAAGCCGTGCTGGGCTACGTCTACCTGTCGCTGCGTTTGGGCGACCTGATGCGCGCGGTCGGCGCCTCGGCGTCGAACGAGCTCGAGTTGTCGCTGTACGAGGGCGGCCCCGCTGCTGCCGGCGCGCTGCTGTCGGGCGGCCCCACCGAGGGCGAGCTGCGCGAGGACGGCAGCGCGCCGTTGCTGCGGGGCGAGCGCCAGTTCCAGTACGGTGGCCGCAGCTGGACGCTGCGCGCCGCTACCCGTCCGGCCTTCGAAGCCGCGCATGGCCCGCGGCCCGCGTTGCTGCTGCCGGCCGCGGGTGCGCTGGCGACGCTGCTGCTGGCCTGGCTGACCCATGCGCTGGCGCGCCAGGGCCGCGCCGCGCGCCAGCGCGAGGCGCGGGCCGTGCACGCCTGGGAGGACGACAGCGCCATGCTGCAGGCCTGCCTGGCGCAGTCCGCCGACGGCTTCGTCGTGACCGATGCGCACGGCGTGGTGGTGCGCGCCAGCGGGCGCGCCGGGCAATTGCTGGGCACCGATGCCGGGCGCCTGGCCGGACGCAGCCTGGACGCGCTGATTCCCGGCGCGGCCGGCGTGGTGCCCGCCGACGCCGCGGCGGGTTCCGCGATCCACCGCGAACTGGCCGGCGTGCGTGCCGACGGCGACAGCTTTGCGCTGCGCGTCAGCGTCGCGCCCCTGCCCGCCGGCGATGGCGCCGCGCCGCACTGGCTGTGGGCGGTCACCGACCTTGCGCCCGAGCGGCGCGCGCAGGACGCCGCCGCGGTGCAGGCGGCGCGCTATGCCGGCCTGCTCGACCATGCCGCCTTCTGCGTCATCACCTTCGACGAGCATGGGATGATCACCGGCATCAACGCGGCCGGCCAGCGCATGCTGTGGTACAGCAGCGCCGAACTGGTCGGCCACATGCCCATGACCGGCCTGCATGTCGCCACCGAACTGGCCGACCACGCGCGCGCGCTGAGCGCCGAGCTGGGCGCGCCGGTGCCGCCGGGACTGCCCGCGCTGCTGGCCAAGCCGCGGCTGGGGCTGACCGATGAACGCGAATGGACCTGGGTGCGCAAGGGCGGCTCGCGCATGCCGGTGCGGCTGGCGGTATCCGCGTTGCCGGCGCCCGCCTCGCCGGTGAGTTCAGGCGCCGTGCCGGCGCCCGGCTACCAGGCGATCGGCCATGACCTGACCGAGCGCCTGCGCGTGGACGAATACATCCGCCACCTGGCACTGCACGATCCGCTGACCGGCCTGCCCAACCGCGCCGAGCTGAGCGAGCGCGCCCAGGCCTTGCTGCTGCACGCGCGCACCCGCGGCGAGCGCGTCGCGCTGCTGCTGCTCGACCTGGACCACTTCAAGCGCATCAACGATTCGCTCGGACACCCGGTGGGCGACGACGTGCTGCGCACCATGGCCGACCGCATCAAGGGCACGGTGCGCCAGGGCGACCTGGTGGCGCGCATGGGCGGCGACGAGTTCGGCGTGGTGCTGGCCGGCCTGCGCCACGACAGCGAAGCCGAGCTGATCGCCGCCAAGATCCAGGCGCGCGTCAATGAAGAACTGCTGGCCGGCGGCCAGCGGCTGCGCGTGACGCCGTCGATCGGCATGGCGGTGTTCCCCGACGACGGCGACACGCTGATCGAACTGCTCAAGTCCGCCGACTCCGCCGTCTACGCCGCCAAGCAGAGCGGGCGCGCGCAGCTGTGCCGCTTCGCCAGCGCCATGGCCGAGGCCTCGCTGACGCGCTTCACCATCGAAGGCCTGCTGCGGCGGGCGCTGGCCGGCAACGAATTCCGGCTGCGCTACCAGCCGATCGTCGATACCGCCACGCTGGCCATCCCCGCGGTCGAGGCGCTGATCACCTGGGAGACCGCCGAGCGCGGCGCAATGCAGCCGGCCGAGTTCATCCCCATTGCCGAACAGAGCGGCCTGGTGGTGCCGCTGGGCGAATGGGCCCTGGCCACCGCCTGCCGCGAGATCCAGGCCTTGCGCGAGGAGCTGGGCCGCGAGCTCGAGGTGGCGGTCAATATCTCGCCGCTGCAGCTGCGCCAGGCCGACTTCCCCGACACCGTGGCGCGCTGCCTGCAGCAGGCCGGCCTGCCGCCGCAGGGGCTGGTGATCGAGGTCACCGAGGGCATCCTGGTCGATGGCGGCGAGACCACCATCGAAACCTTCCGCCGCCTGCGCGAACTGGGCGTGGGGCTGTCGATCGACGACTTCGGCACCGGCTACTCGGGGCTCAATTACCTGACCCGCCTGCCGATCAGCCGGCTCAAGATCGACAAGTCCTTCGTCGACGGCGTGGACACACCCGGCCATGACCAGGCCGTGGCCGCGGCCATCATCGCGCTGGGGCACCAGCTGCATCTCAAGGTGATCGCCGAAGGGGTGGAGACCCCGGCGCAGTTTGCCTTCCTGCGCGCGCAGGGATGCGACGGGCTGCAGGGCTTCCTGTTCAGCCAGGGCGTGCCGCAGCAGGCGCTGCGCGATGTGCTGCGCAAGCCCCTGCCGGTGCCGGACACGGATATGTCCATCGCCTCCCCACCGCAGCAGGCCTGA
- a CDS encoding putative 2-aminoethylphosphonate ABC transporter ATP-binding protein, whose protein sequence is MQAGKPTQGRAFLAVEQVSKRFGSFVALDGVSLSVGQGELLCLLGPSGCGKTTLLRIIAGLEREDAGRIHAGARELTGLPPQARDYGILFQSYALFPNLTVAQNVAYGLHGRGMGRAHRDARVAEMLDLVGLAGSERKFPGQLSGGQQQRVAMARALAPAPSLLLLDEPMSALDARVREHLRVELRQLQRRLNITTVMVTHDQEEAMTMADRIAVMDGGRIVQAGTPAEIYEQPASAFVAGFVGQANWLPGHGAPAGRFTIGEGSQAVELQVDAPQPLAGAGRLCCRPEAVRLDPDPAEPNRLLARVVDQTYLGNRYRLALEADRLPGLTLFADVAREARHRLPEAGGHKFWIALPAPALRVFA, encoded by the coding sequence ATGCAGGCAGGCAAGCCAACGCAGGGCAGGGCATTCCTGGCCGTGGAGCAGGTCAGCAAGCGCTTCGGCAGTTTCGTCGCTCTGGATGGCGTGTCGCTGTCGGTGGGGCAGGGCGAGCTGCTGTGCCTGCTGGGCCCGTCCGGCTGCGGCAAGACCACGCTGCTGCGCATCATCGCCGGCCTGGAGCGCGAGGACGCCGGCCGCATCCACGCCGGCGCGCGCGAACTGACCGGGCTGCCGCCGCAGGCGCGCGACTACGGCATCCTGTTCCAGTCCTACGCGCTGTTCCCCAACCTGACCGTGGCGCAGAACGTTGCCTACGGCCTGCACGGGCGCGGCATGGGACGCGCGCACCGCGACGCGCGCGTGGCCGAGATGCTCGACCTGGTCGGCCTGGCCGGCAGCGAACGCAAGTTTCCGGGGCAGCTTTCCGGCGGCCAGCAGCAGCGGGTAGCGATGGCCCGCGCGCTGGCGCCGGCGCCGTCGCTGCTGTTGCTGGATGAGCCGATGTCGGCGCTCGACGCGCGCGTGCGCGAGCACCTGCGCGTGGAGCTGCGCCAGCTGCAGCGCCGCCTGAACATCACCACCGTGATGGTCACGCACGACCAGGAAGAGGCCATGACCATGGCCGACCGCATCGCCGTGATGGATGGCGGACGCATCGTGCAGGCGGGCACGCCCGCCGAGATCTACGAGCAGCCGGCGTCGGCCTTCGTCGCCGGCTTTGTCGGTCAGGCCAACTGGCTGCCCGGGCACGGCGCGCCGGCCGGGCGCTTCACCATCGGCGAGGGCAGCCAGGCGGTCGAGTTGCAGGTCGACGCACCGCAGCCGCTGGCGGGCGCCGGCCGGCTGTGCTGCCGCCCGGAGGCGGTGCGACTGGACCCGGACCCCGCCGAGCCCAACCGGCTGCTGGCGCGCGTGGTCGACCAGACCTACCTGGGCAACCGCTATCGTCTGGCGCTGGAAGCCGACCGCCTGCCCGGCCTGACGCTGTTTGCCGACGTGGCGCGCGAGGCGCGGCACCGGCTGCCGGAGGCGGGCGGCCACAAGTTCTGGATTGCCTTGCCGGCGCCGGCGCTGCGGGTGTTCGCATGA
- a CDS encoding putative 2-aminoethylphosphonate ABC transporter permease subunit, translating into MTRAVTAATVAPPAQAPASHRRGTGLAARLAHGAPAAMKWLWLAGLAVGLLLPLLALFRQAWFDGAGQWVLGARMAALVSGPNFLPMLGRSVAVSLTVVALVVPLAFGFAYALQRSCIALRPLWRGIALLPLFAPSLLPAIALVYLFGNQGIFRDVFGPGGIYGFWGIVLGEAFYTFPHALMVLVATLSLADARLYEAARAMGAGPWRTFRTVTLPGARQGLFAAACLVLTLVITDFGVPKVVGGGYPVLALEAYKAVVGQQQFDRGALIGMLLLAPALLTFAVDMALQRRQRTQLGSRAQVYVPAPERGRDSACLLLVLAISAALLAVVATAVGASLVKLWPYNLSLTLAHYDFDNMDGGGWLAYRNSLKLSVLTALAGTVAIFLGAWLTLRTRGPAWLHGVLRAGFLLPMAVPGLVLGLGYVFFFNAPGNPLHALYGTMALLVLCNVAHCYTTGHLTAAAALRQLDHEFEAAALSLGVAPLLTCWRVTVPVCLPALLDIFRYLFVSSMTTVSAVIFLYSPDTVLAAISVLNMDDAGDTAPAAAMSTLILLTAVLAALLLHALSAGWLRRAQRWRAG; encoded by the coding sequence ATGACGCGCGCCGTCACCGCCGCCACGGTCGCACCTCCGGCGCAAGCACCGGCGTCCCATCGGCGCGGCACCGGCCTGGCCGCGCGGCTGGCGCACGGCGCGCCTGCCGCAATGAAGTGGCTGTGGCTGGCCGGGCTTGCCGTGGGCCTGCTGCTGCCGTTGCTGGCGCTGTTCCGCCAGGCCTGGTTCGATGGCGCGGGCCAGTGGGTGCTGGGCGCGCGCATGGCCGCGCTGGTATCCGGCCCCAACTTCCTGCCGATGCTGGGGCGCAGCGTGGCGGTGTCGCTGACGGTGGTGGCGCTGGTGGTGCCGCTGGCGTTCGGCTTTGCCTACGCGCTGCAGCGTTCCTGCATCGCGCTGCGGCCGCTGTGGCGCGGCATTGCGCTGCTGCCGCTGTTCGCCCCGTCGCTGCTGCCGGCGATCGCGCTGGTCTATCTGTTCGGCAACCAGGGCATCTTCCGCGACGTGTTCGGCCCGGGCGGCATCTACGGCTTCTGGGGCATCGTGCTGGGCGAGGCCTTCTACACCTTCCCGCATGCGCTGATGGTGCTGGTGGCGACGCTGTCGCTGGCCGATGCGCGCCTCTATGAAGCGGCACGCGCCATGGGCGCCGGCCCGTGGCGCACCTTCCGCACCGTGACGCTGCCGGGCGCGCGCCAGGGCCTGTTCGCCGCGGCGTGCCTGGTGCTGACGCTGGTGATCACGGACTTCGGCGTGCCCAAGGTGGTGGGCGGCGGCTACCCGGTGCTGGCGCTCGAGGCGTACAAGGCCGTGGTGGGGCAGCAGCAGTTCGACCGCGGCGCGCTGATCGGCATGCTGCTGCTGGCGCCCGCGCTGCTGACCTTTGCCGTCGACATGGCGCTGCAGCGGCGCCAGCGCACGCAGCTGGGCAGCCGCGCGCAGGTGTATGTGCCGGCGCCCGAGCGCGGCCGCGACAGCGCCTGCCTGCTGCTGGTGCTGGCCATCAGCGCCGCGCTGCTGGCGGTGGTCGCCACCGCGGTGGGAGCGTCGCTGGTCAAGCTGTGGCCGTACAACCTGAGCCTGACGCTGGCGCACTACGACTTCGACAACATGGATGGCGGCGGCTGGCTGGCCTACCGCAACAGCCTGAAGCTGTCGGTACTGACCGCGCTGGCCGGCACCGTGGCGATCTTCCTCGGTGCCTGGCTGACGCTGCGCACACGCGGACCCGCATGGCTGCATGGCGTGCTGCGCGCCGGCTTCCTGCTGCCGATGGCGGTGCCGGGCCTGGTGCTGGGGCTGGGCTATGTGTTTTTCTTCAATGCGCCCGGCAATCCGCTGCATGCGCTGTACGGGACCATGGCGCTGCTGGTGCTGTGCAATGTCGCGCACTGCTACACCACCGGCCACCTGACCGCGGCCGCGGCACTGCGCCAGCTCGACCACGAGTTCGAGGCCGCCGCGCTGTCGCTGGGCGTGGCGCCGCTGCTGACGTGCTGGCGCGTGACCGTGCCGGTGTGCCTGCCGGCGCTGCTCGACATCTTCCGCTACCTGTTCGTGTCGTCGATGACGACGGTGTCGGCGGTGATCTTCCTGTACAGCCCCGACACCGTGCTGGCCGCGATCTCGGTGCTGAACATGGACGATGCCGGCGATACCGCGCCCGCCGCGGCGATGTCGACGCTGATCCTGCTCACCGCCGTGCTGGCCGCGCTGTTGCTGCACGCGCTGTCGGCCGGCTGGCTGCGCCGCGCGCAACGCTGGCGCGCCGGCTGA
- a CDS encoding putative 2-aminoethylphosphonate ABC transporter substrate-binding protein, whose amino-acid sequence MSRITRLSAAIATVAAATLPLLAGHAAAATVLTVYTALEADQIAAYKAAFEKMHPDIEIKWVRDSTGIVTAKLLAEKAAPRADAVWGLAGSSLAILDKEGMLEPYAPKNLAAIDARYRSPANPPAWVGMDVWGAAICFNTVEAQKQGLPRPTSWADLTKPVYAGKVVMPHPASSGTGFLDVSAWLQMMGEQKGWQYMDALHKNIGLYTHSGSKPCKMAAQGEFPIGIAFEYRAMKSKKEGAPIDIVLPSEGLGWDIEATAIVKGTRQLDAARKLADFSASREAMALYEKNFAVLAVPGIAKPDALLPADYEKRLIRNDFRWASDNRDRILAEWSKRYEGKAEKK is encoded by the coding sequence ATGTCCCGCATCACCCGCCTTTCCGCGGCCATTGCAACCGTGGCCGCCGCCACGCTGCCGCTGCTGGCCGGCCACGCCGCCGCTGCCACCGTGCTGACCGTCTACACCGCGCTCGAAGCCGACCAGATCGCCGCCTACAAGGCCGCGTTCGAGAAGATGCATCCCGATATCGAGATCAAGTGGGTGCGCGACTCCACTGGCATCGTCACGGCCAAGCTGCTGGCGGAAAAGGCCGCACCGCGCGCCGACGCGGTGTGGGGCCTGGCCGGCTCCAGCCTGGCGATCCTGGACAAGGAAGGCATGCTCGAGCCGTACGCGCCGAAAAACCTGGCCGCGATCGATGCCAGGTACCGCAGCCCGGCCAACCCGCCGGCATGGGTCGGCATGGACGTGTGGGGCGCGGCGATCTGCTTCAACACGGTCGAGGCGCAGAAGCAGGGCCTGCCCAGGCCCACCTCGTGGGCCGACCTGACCAAGCCGGTCTATGCCGGCAAGGTGGTGATGCCGCATCCGGCCTCGTCGGGCACGGGCTTCCTCGACGTCAGCGCATGGCTGCAGATGATGGGCGAGCAGAAGGGCTGGCAGTACATGGACGCCCTGCACAAGAACATCGGCCTGTACACGCACTCGGGTTCCAAGCCGTGCAAGATGGCCGCGCAGGGCGAGTTCCCGATCGGCATCGCGTTCGAGTACCGCGCCATGAAGTCGAAGAAGGAAGGCGCGCCGATCGATATCGTGCTGCCCAGCGAAGGCCTGGGCTGGGACATCGAGGCCACCGCCATCGTCAAGGGCACCAGGCAGCTCGATGCGGCACGCAAGCTGGCCGACTTCTCGGCGTCGCGCGAGGCCATGGCGCTGTATGAAAAGAACTTCGCGGTGCTGGCCGTGCCTGGCATCGCCAAGCCCGACGCGCTGCTGCCGGCGGACTACGAGAAGCGCCTGATCAGGAACGACTTCCGCTGGGCCAGCGATAACCGCGACCGCATCCTGGCCGAATGGAGCAAGCGCTACGAAGGGAAGGCGGAGAAGAAGTAA
- a CDS encoding PadR family transcriptional regulator: protein MKRQFLGLLARVYVLQFALEVPATVAMLADMLLEYGFQVDIGSVRPLLRALQMEGYLESVLRDGIGRVYLLTERGREELQASRQRIDELYRRLHAGLPATDDAQRRA from the coding sequence ATGAAACGACAGTTCCTGGGCCTGCTGGCCCGCGTCTACGTCCTGCAATTCGCGCTGGAAGTCCCCGCAACCGTGGCCATGCTGGCCGACATGCTGCTGGAATACGGCTTCCAGGTCGATATCGGCTCGGTGCGTCCGCTGCTGCGGGCGCTGCAAATGGAAGGCTACCTGGAAAGCGTGCTGCGCGACGGCATCGGCCGGGTCTACCTGCTGACCGAACGCGGCCGCGAAGAACTGCAGGCCAGCCGCCAGCGCATCGACGAACTCTACCGCCGCCTGCACGCCGGCCTGCCCGCGACCGACGACGCGCAACGCCGGGCCTGA